One part of the Streptomyces lienomycini genome encodes these proteins:
- a CDS encoding SpoIIE family protein phosphatase — protein MVRLMGRSGARSPRRPGGPHVRHRQDADRSRRGPDAGHASALRSALSGRSVAGQVFVMNVVIVLLLVVAAAVALVLQVRHDSTVEARNRSLSVAASFAHSPGIREALRAPDPTAVLQPRAEAVRKATDVDFVVVTNTAGIRYTHPKSNRIGKEFVGNIGPALAGKTVTEEIDGTLGRLVQAIVPVKAPDGTVVGTVSAGITTENVGGVADRQLPLVLGAAAVGLALATGGTALVSRRLLRQTHGLGPHEMTRMYEHHDAVLHSVREGVLIVGGEGRLLLSNDEARRLLDLPADAEGRPVGALGLPSDLAELLASGQAATDEVHLVKDRLLAINQRPTDVRGGPAGSVATFRDSTELRALSGRAETARERLDILYAAGVGIGTSLDVTRTAEELGELAVPRFADYVTVDLFDTVLAGGQPDGLTPLRRAALSGVREDVPLYPVGRRIRYVASSPQGRTLQTARPVLEPRLGEAPGWQAQDYERSAQVVEYGVHSLITVPLRAGTLVLGVVSLWRSVKPEPFDEDELALAEELVARAAVSIDNARRYTREHSMAVTLQRSLLPRRLPDQNALDVAYRYLPAQAGVGGDWFDVLPLSGARVALVVGDVVGHGLHAAATMGRLRTAVHNFTALDLPPDELLGLLDELVGRIDQDEAADDTAAPVTGATCLYAIYDPVDGTCVLARAGHPPPALIRPDGTVEFPEVPAGPPLGLGGLPFETTELRLDEGSRLVLYTDGLVEDREHDIDVGLEQLRRALETAGETPEETCRTVLDARLPDRPGDDIALLVARTRTLGPDQVAEWDVPNDPAAVAEVRSRVTRRLTEWGLDESAFTTELILSELVTNAIRYGGETVHVRVLRDRSLICEVFDSSSTSPHLRYAAMTDEGGRGLFLVAQLAERWGTRYTPTGKVIWAEQPIP, from the coding sequence ATGGTCCGACTGATGGGTCGATCGGGAGCACGGTCACCCCGTCGTCCCGGCGGTCCGCACGTCCGACACCGGCAGGACGCGGACCGGTCACGGCGGGGACCGGACGCGGGGCACGCCTCGGCGCTGCGCTCGGCGCTGTCCGGACGCAGCGTGGCCGGCCAGGTCTTCGTGATGAACGTGGTCATCGTGCTGCTGCTCGTGGTGGCCGCGGCGGTCGCGCTGGTGCTCCAGGTACGGCACGACAGCACGGTCGAGGCCCGCAACCGGTCCCTCTCCGTGGCCGCCTCGTTCGCCCACTCGCCCGGCATCCGCGAGGCGCTGCGCGCCCCCGATCCCACGGCGGTCCTCCAGCCCCGGGCCGAGGCGGTGCGCAAGGCCACGGACGTGGACTTCGTGGTCGTCACCAACACCGCCGGCATCCGCTACACCCACCCCAAGTCGAATCGCATCGGCAAGGAGTTCGTCGGCAACATCGGCCCCGCGCTGGCCGGGAAGACGGTCACGGAGGAGATCGACGGGACCCTCGGACGGCTGGTCCAGGCCATCGTGCCCGTCAAGGCACCCGACGGCACGGTCGTGGGCACCGTCTCGGCCGGCATCACCACGGAGAACGTGGGCGGAGTCGCCGACCGCCAGCTGCCGCTGGTGCTGGGAGCGGCGGCCGTCGGGCTGGCCCTGGCGACGGGCGGCACGGCCCTGGTGAGCCGTCGGCTGCTGCGGCAGACGCACGGCCTGGGACCGCACGAGATGACCCGGATGTACGAGCACCACGACGCCGTCCTGCACAGCGTCCGCGAGGGTGTGCTCATCGTCGGCGGGGAGGGCAGGCTGCTGCTCTCCAACGACGAGGCGCGGCGTCTGCTCGACCTGCCCGCCGACGCCGAGGGCCGGCCCGTCGGCGCGCTGGGGCTGCCGTCCGACCTGGCGGAGCTGCTGGCGTCCGGGCAGGCGGCCACCGACGAGGTGCACCTGGTCAAGGACCGGCTGCTGGCCATCAACCAGCGGCCCACGGACGTACGGGGCGGTCCGGCCGGCAGCGTCGCCACGTTCCGCGACTCCACGGAGCTGCGCGCACTGTCCGGCCGGGCGGAGACCGCCCGGGAGCGCCTGGACATCCTGTACGCCGCCGGTGTCGGCATCGGGACCAGCCTGGACGTCACCCGCACCGCCGAGGAGCTGGGCGAACTGGCCGTTCCGCGCTTCGCGGACTACGTCACCGTGGACCTGTTCGACACCGTGCTGGCCGGCGGTCAGCCGGACGGGCTCACACCGCTGCGCCGCGCCGCGCTCAGCGGCGTCCGCGAGGACGTCCCGCTCTACCCGGTGGGCCGGCGGATCCGCTACGTCGCCTCCTCCCCGCAGGGCCGCACCCTGCAGACGGCCCGGCCCGTCCTCGAGCCCCGCCTCGGCGAGGCCCCGGGCTGGCAGGCACAGGACTACGAGCGCTCCGCGCAGGTGGTGGAGTACGGCGTCCACTCGCTGATCACCGTCCCGCTGCGGGCGGGCACGCTGGTGCTCGGGGTGGTGAGCCTGTGGCGTTCGGTCAAGCCCGAGCCCTTCGACGAGGACGAACTGGCGCTCGCCGAGGAGCTGGTCGCACGGGCGGCCGTCTCCATCGACAACGCGCGCCGCTACACCCGCGAGCACAGCATGGCGGTGACCCTCCAGCGCAGTCTGCTGCCCCGCAGGCTGCCCGACCAGAACGCCCTGGACGTCGCCTACCGCTACCTGCCCGCGCAGGCGGGGGTCGGCGGGGACTGGTTCGACGTGCTGCCGCTGTCCGGGGCGCGGGTCGCGCTCGTGGTCGGCGACGTCGTCGGGCACGGCCTGCACGCGGCGGCCACCATGGGGCGGCTGCGGACCGCGGTGCACAACTTCACCGCCCTCGACCTGCCGCCCGACGAACTGCTCGGGCTGCTGGACGAGCTGGTCGGCCGCATCGACCAGGACGAGGCGGCCGACGACACCGCCGCTCCGGTGACCGGAGCGACCTGCCTCTACGCGATCTACGACCCGGTCGACGGCACCTGTGTGCTGGCCCGCGCGGGGCATCCGCCGCCCGCCCTGATCCGGCCCGACGGCACGGTGGAGTTCCCCGAGGTGCCCGCCGGTCCCCCGCTGGGCCTCGGCGGTCTCCCGTTCGAGACGACGGAACTGCGGCTGGATGAGGGCAGCCGCCTCGTGCTGTACACCGACGGGCTCGTCGAGGACCGCGAGCACGACATCGACGTCGGTCTGGAGCAGCTGCGCCGGGCGCTGGAGACGGCCGGCGAGACACCCGAGGAGACCTGCCGGACCGTCCTGGACGCCCGGCTCCCGGACCGGCCGGGCGACGACATCGCCCTGCTGGTCGCCCGTACCCGCACGCTCGGTCCGGACCAGGTCGCCGAGTGGGACGTCCCGAACGATCCGGCGGCGGTCGCCGAGGTGCGTTCGCGGGTCACCCGGCGGCTGACCGAGTGGGGGCTGGACGAGTCGGCCTTCACCACGGAGCTGATCCTGAGCGAGCTGGTCACCAACGCGATCCGCTACGGCGGCGAGACCGTCCACGTCCGGGTGCTGCGCGACCGCAGCCTGATCTGCGAGGTGTTCGACAGCAGCAGCACCTCGCCCCATCTGCGCTACGCGGCGATGACGGACGAGGGCGGGCGCGGGCTGTTCCTCGTCGCGCAGCTCGCCGAGCGCTGGGGCACCCGCTACACGCCGACCGGCAAGGTCATCTGGGCGGAGCAGCCGATTCCCTGA
- a CDS encoding roadblock/LC7 domain-containing protein, producing MANLETSLKECLSSIDGATAVALVDYTSGMSLGTLGGGKDFNLEIAAAGNTDVVRSKLRTMEHLGLKDEIEDILITLSTQYHMIRLLKGRGGNGLFLYLVLDANRANLAMARHQLRRVENELEV from the coding sequence ATGGCCAACCTGGAGACCTCGCTCAAGGAATGCCTCAGCTCCATCGACGGAGCGACCGCCGTCGCGCTGGTCGACTACACCAGCGGGATGTCGCTCGGCACCCTGGGCGGCGGCAAGGACTTCAACCTGGAGATCGCCGCGGCAGGCAACACCGACGTCGTGCGGTCCAAACTGCGCACGATGGAGCACCTCGGTCTGAAGGACGAGATCGAGGACATCCTGATCACCCTGAGCACCCAGTACCACATGATCCGTCTGCTCAAGGGCCGCGGCGGCAACGGGCTCTTCCTCTACCTGGTGCTCGACGCCAACCGCGCCAACCTGGCGATGGCCCGCCACCAGTTGCGCCGGGTCGAGAACGAACTGGAGGTCTGA
- a CDS encoding cellulose binding domain-containing protein yields the protein MPRTRRAGPPDPGEPGGPGDGTASRTATCTGTADWGSGCNGRVTSTAGSEPISSWTTTVTLPAQQSVSALWNGTPTWSGNVMTVRASGNGALAAGASTGFGFTATGNGGDAAPSVNTCTAS from the coding sequence GTGCCCCGCACGCGCCGCGCGGGCCCGCCCGACCCCGGTGAGCCCGGCGGCCCCGGCGACGGCACCGCGAGCCGCACGGCCACCTGCACCGGGACCGCGGACTGGGGCAGCGGCTGCAACGGCCGGGTCACCAGCACCGCGGGCAGCGAACCGATCAGCTCCTGGACCACGACGGTCACCCTGCCCGCCCAGCAGTCCGTCTCGGCCCTGTGGAACGGCACGCCCACCTGGAGCGGCAACGTCATGACGGTGCGGGCGAGTGGGAACGGCGCCCTGGCGGCCGGCGCGTCGACCGGTTTCGGGTTCACCGCGACCGGGAACGGCGGCGACGCCGCGCCCTCGGTCAACACCTGCACCGCCTCCTGA
- a CDS encoding ATP-binding protein encodes MTPAHGSGTADASGVSAVVEFRGGTAMIPASRDVVHGFVARLAERGVEPADTFADAARLVVSELVTNALRHAPGPCRLVLTLADGHVEIAVRDTGDGFPTFLPRDPLRIGRHGLEIVTRLCGEVVTRPHASGKTVSARLPLL; translated from the coding sequence ATGACCCCGGCGCACGGATCCGGCACCGCGGACGCCTCCGGTGTGTCCGCGGTGGTGGAGTTCCGGGGCGGAACGGCGATGATCCCCGCCTCCCGGGACGTCGTGCACGGCTTCGTCGCGCGACTGGCCGAGCGGGGCGTGGAGCCGGCGGACACCTTCGCGGACGCCGCCCGCCTGGTCGTGAGCGAGCTGGTGACGAACGCGCTGCGGCACGCGCCCGGACCCTGCCGGCTGGTACTGACACTGGCGGACGGTCATGTGGAGATCGCGGTGCGGGACACCGGGGACGGCTTCCCGACCTTCCTGCCCCGCGACCCGCTGCGGATCGGCCGGCACGGTCTGGAGATCGTGACGCGGCTGTGCGGCGAGGTCGTCACCAGACCGCACGCGAGCGGGAAGACGGTGTCCGCGCGCCTGCCGCTGCTCTGA
- a CDS encoding FAD-dependent oxidoreductase, with protein sequence MPRPLRVAIVGSGPAGIYAADALLKSEVAADPGVSIDIFERMPAPFGLIRYGVAPDHPRIKGIITALHQVLDKPQIRLFGNVNYPSDISLDDLRAFYDGVIFATGATADRAMSVPGIDLDGSYGAADFVAWYDGHPDFPRTWPLEAEKVAVLGVGNVALDIARVLAKTADELLPTEIPPNVYEGLKANKALEVHVFGRRGPAQAKFSPMELRELDHSPNIEVIVDPEDIDYDEGSIATRRGNKQADMVAKTLENWAIRDVGDRPHKLFLHFFESPSEILGEDGRVVGLRTERTELDGTGNVKGTGTFKDWDVQAVYRAVGYLSDQLPKLPWDIDSGTVPDAGGRVVQESGEHLRSTYVTGWIRRGPVGLIGHTKGDANETVSNLLDDYANDRLQTPASPAPEAVDAFLAERNVRFTTWDGWYKLDAAEKAQGEPHGRERVKYVEREDMLRESGA encoded by the coding sequence ATGCCCCGCCCTCTGCGGGTAGCCATCGTCGGATCCGGCCCGGCCGGGATCTACGCCGCTGACGCCCTGCTCAAGTCCGAAGTGGCCGCCGACCCCGGTGTTTCCATCGACATCTTCGAGCGCATGCCCGCCCCGTTCGGACTCATCCGCTACGGTGTCGCGCCCGACCACCCTCGGATCAAGGGCATCATCACGGCCCTGCACCAGGTGCTCGACAAGCCGCAGATCCGTCTCTTCGGCAATGTGAACTACCCGAGCGACATCAGCCTGGACGACCTGCGCGCCTTCTACGACGGTGTGATCTTCGCCACCGGCGCCACGGCGGACCGTGCCATGTCGGTCCCCGGCATCGATCTCGACGGCTCGTACGGCGCCGCCGACTTCGTCGCCTGGTACGACGGGCACCCCGACTTCCCGCGCACCTGGCCGCTGGAGGCGGAGAAGGTCGCCGTCCTCGGTGTCGGCAACGTCGCCCTGGACATCGCCCGCGTCCTCGCCAAGACCGCGGACGAGCTGCTGCCCACCGAGATCCCGCCGAACGTGTACGAGGGCCTGAAGGCCAACAAGGCGCTGGAGGTCCACGTCTTCGGCCGTCGCGGCCCGGCGCAGGCGAAGTTCAGCCCGATGGAGCTGCGGGAGCTGGACCACTCCCCCAACATCGAGGTGATCGTCGACCCCGAGGACATCGACTACGACGAGGGTTCGATCGCCACCCGGCGCGGCAACAAGCAGGCCGACATGGTCGCCAAGACCCTGGAGAACTGGGCGATCCGCGACGTCGGCGACCGTCCGCACAAGCTGTTCCTGCACTTCTTCGAGTCGCCCTCGGAGATCCTCGGCGAGGACGGCAGGGTGGTCGGCCTGCGCACCGAGCGCACGGAGCTGGACGGCACGGGCAACGTCAAGGGCACCGGCACGTTCAAGGACTGGGACGTCCAGGCGGTCTACCGGGCCGTCGGCTACCTGTCCGACCAGCTGCCCAAGCTGCCCTGGGACATCGACTCGGGCACGGTCCCGGACGCGGGCGGCCGGGTCGTCCAGGAGTCCGGCGAGCACCTGCGGTCGACGTACGTGACGGGCTGGATCCGGCGCGGTCCGGTCGGCCTGATCGGCCACACCAAGGGCGACGCCAACGAGACGGTGTCCAACCTGCTGGACGACTACGCGAACGACCGTCTCCAGACGCCCGCCTCGCCCGCCCCGGAGGCGGTGGACGCCTTCCTCGCCGAGCGGAACGTCCGCTTCACCACCTGGGACGGCTGGTACAAGCTCGACGCCGCGGAGAAGGCGCAGGGCGAGCCGCACGGGCGTGAGCGCGTGAAGTACGTCGAGCGCGAGGACATGCTCCGGGAGAGCGGCGCCTGA
- a CDS encoding roadblock/LC7 domain-containing protein — protein sequence MAVESDVLDELHRMRNRVPQLTGSLAATVDGLVLAHDAPGTEPEGLAALTAAALGVAHRMAEATARGGFRELLLRGTDGYVATYAAGPAAVLTLLADGRVNVGRLHLEGRRSGARIGELVAAQLGPERGPVPAADQPATHPADTARAIGTLPVRTPQRPAHQPAPQAGGHHRPI from the coding sequence ATGGCCGTCGAGAGCGACGTCCTGGACGAACTGCACCGCATGCGCAACCGCGTGCCCCAGCTGACCGGGTCGCTCGCGGCCACCGTGGACGGGCTCGTGCTGGCCCACGACGCGCCGGGCACCGAACCCGAGGGCCTCGCCGCGCTCACCGCGGCCGCCCTCGGCGTCGCGCACCGCATGGCGGAGGCCACCGCGCGCGGCGGATTCCGCGAACTGCTGCTGCGCGGGACCGACGGCTACGTCGCCACGTACGCCGCCGGCCCGGCCGCCGTGCTCACCCTGCTCGCCGACGGGCGGGTCAACGTGGGCCGGCTGCACCTGGAGGGCCGGCGCAGCGGCGCGCGGATCGGCGAACTGGTCGCGGCCCAACTGGGGCCGGAACGCGGGCCCGTCCCGGCCGCCGACCAGCCCGCGACGCACCCCGCGGACACGGCCCGCGCCATCGGAACCCTGCCGGTGCGCACTCCGCAGCGGCCCGCACACCAACCCGCCCCCCAGGCCGGCGGCCACCACCGGCCGATCTGA
- a CDS encoding SDR family NAD(P)-dependent oxidoreductase, translated as MNLDLGGRTALVTGSSQGIGAAIAAGLARAGATVGVNGRDAGRLAQSVAKLRAEVPDGVFVPVAADLGTEEGARAAVDALPDVDILVNNLGVFGAAPALEISDDEWRRYFEINVLAGVRLTRAYLPRMRERGWGRVLYIASDSAVVIPAEMIHYGVSKTALLGVGRGFAKEAAGSGVTVNCVIAGPTRTEGVEDFVYQLVDRDLPWDEAQRVFMREHRPQSLLQRLIEPEEIANLVVYLGSPLASATTGAAVRVDGGYVDSILP; from the coding sequence ATGAACCTCGACCTCGGTGGACGTACCGCACTGGTGACGGGCTCCTCGCAGGGGATCGGCGCGGCGATCGCCGCCGGACTGGCCCGGGCCGGTGCCACCGTCGGCGTCAACGGACGCGACGCCGGCCGCCTCGCGCAGAGCGTCGCGAAACTGCGGGCCGAGGTGCCGGACGGCGTGTTCGTGCCGGTCGCGGCGGACCTCGGCACCGAGGAGGGCGCCCGGGCCGCCGTGGACGCGCTGCCCGACGTCGACATCCTCGTGAACAACCTGGGCGTCTTCGGCGCCGCGCCCGCGCTGGAGATCAGCGACGACGAGTGGCGCCGCTACTTCGAGATCAACGTCCTGGCGGGCGTCAGGCTGACGCGCGCCTATCTCCCCCGGATGAGGGAACGCGGCTGGGGCCGGGTGCTGTACATCGCGAGTGACTCGGCCGTCGTCATCCCCGCCGAGATGATCCACTACGGGGTGTCCAAGACGGCGCTGCTCGGAGTCGGCCGCGGCTTCGCGAAGGAGGCGGCGGGCAGCGGGGTCACGGTGAACTGCGTCATCGCGGGCCCCACCCGCACCGAGGGCGTCGAGGACTTCGTGTACCAGCTGGTCGACCGCGACCTGCCCTGGGACGAGGCGCAGCGTGTCTTCATGCGCGAGCACCGCCCGCAGTCCCTGCTCCAGCGGCTGATCGAACCGGAGGAGATCGCCAACCTGGTGGTGTACCTCGGCTCCCCCCTCGCGTCCGCCACCACCGGAGCGGCGGTGCGCGTGGACGGCGGCTACGTGGACTCGATCCTGCCGTAG
- a CDS encoding MFS transporter: MQHQDDGQDPHRWRALWVTLVAGFMTLLDVTIVAVALPSMQKGLHASPAAVQWVVSGYALAFALSLVTAGRIGDTFGRRRVFLLALAAFVLFSAAAGAAPGIELLIAARLAQGAAAGSIAPQNSALIQQLFRGAERGRAFGLFGATVGVSSAVGPVVGGLILALAGPEGWRWIFYVNVPVGVLALLLGFRLLPRVAPGGRGHLDPVGVTLLGAGILALMLPLVLAEGGGLTTMWWLFPAGALVLAAFARWERRVARRGGRPLLEPGLLTETRGYATGAGLGALYFVGFSGVWLVFALFFQNGLGFSPLMSGLAVTPFAAGSAVAAAVAGRLVERLGRLLTVWGLVAVMTGLGTTALLLWLAPSERAPWLAAPALLLGGLGSGCVISPNITMTLRDVPVRMAGAAGGALQTGQRLGGAVGTAALPGLFYLTLNSTHDDYHEAVALSVGTGVAAMLCALAVAVRDWHRDRPGGDRRCQPEASHSHTHAGQN; the protein is encoded by the coding sequence GTGCAGCATCAGGACGACGGACAGGATCCCCACCGGTGGCGGGCCCTGTGGGTGACCCTGGTCGCCGGTTTCATGACCCTGCTGGACGTGACGATCGTCGCCGTGGCCCTGCCCTCCATGCAGAAGGGGCTGCACGCCTCGCCCGCGGCCGTGCAGTGGGTCGTCTCCGGCTACGCGCTCGCGTTCGCCCTGAGCCTGGTGACCGCGGGCCGGATCGGCGACACGTTCGGCAGGCGCCGCGTCTTCCTCCTCGCCCTGGCCGCCTTCGTCCTCTTCAGCGCCGCCGCGGGAGCCGCACCCGGCATCGAACTGCTGATCGCCGCCCGGCTCGCCCAGGGCGCCGCCGCGGGCAGCATCGCACCGCAGAACTCCGCACTGATCCAACAGCTGTTCCGGGGCGCCGAACGCGGCCGTGCCTTCGGGCTCTTCGGAGCCACCGTCGGGGTCTCCAGCGCTGTGGGACCGGTCGTCGGCGGCCTGATCCTGGCCCTCGCCGGCCCCGAGGGCTGGCGGTGGATCTTCTACGTGAACGTGCCGGTCGGCGTGCTCGCACTCCTGCTCGGCTTCCGCCTGCTGCCCCGGGTGGCGCCCGGCGGCCGAGGACACCTCGACCCCGTGGGGGTGACGCTGCTGGGCGCGGGGATCCTGGCCCTGATGCTGCCCCTGGTCCTGGCCGAGGGCGGCGGCCTCACCACGATGTGGTGGCTCTTCCCGGCGGGAGCGCTCGTCCTGGCCGCCTTCGCACGGTGGGAACGCAGGGTGGCCCGCCGGGGTGGCCGGCCGCTCCTGGAACCCGGGCTGCTCACCGAGACCCGCGGCTACGCCACCGGCGCGGGCCTCGGCGCCCTGTACTTCGTCGGCTTCAGCGGAGTGTGGCTGGTCTTCGCGCTCTTCTTCCAGAACGGGCTGGGCTTCTCACCCCTCATGTCCGGGCTGGCGGTGACGCCCTTCGCCGCCGGGTCGGCCGTCGCCGCCGCCGTCGCGGGCCGACTGGTCGAACGGCTGGGCCGCCTGCTCACGGTCTGGGGTCTGGTCGCCGTGATGACCGGCCTCGGCACGACCGCGCTGCTGCTCTGGCTCGCGCCCTCCGAGCGCGCCCCCTGGCTCGCCGCCCCGGCCCTGCTGCTCGGCGGGCTCGGCAGCGGCTGCGTGATCTCCCCGAACATCACGATGACCCTCCGCGACGTCCCGGTGCGCATGGCGGGCGCCGCCGGAGGCGCCCTGCAGACCGGGCAGCGGCTGGGCGGCGCCGTGGGCACCGCCGCGCTGCCGGGACTGTTCTACCTGACGCTGAACAGCACCCACGACGACTATCACGAGGCCGTGGCCCTGTCCGTGGGCACCGGAGTCGCCGCCATGCTCTGCGCACTGGCCGTCGCGGTCCGCGACTGGCACCGCGACCGGCCCGGCGGCGACCGGCGCTGCCAGCCGGAGGCGTCCCACAGCCACACCCACGCCGGGCAGAACTGA
- a CDS encoding YihY/virulence factor BrkB family protein, translating to MARPHLPRRGKHTKDEPADERAKEAADADYGPDAATEDAAPGSPTELPKRSWSALLRRVVAEFKDDELTDRAAALTYYGILSLFPAMLVLVSLLGIAGDSATQEVLDNVRKLAPGSARDVLTNAVEQLRAKAGLGSVLAVAGLVGAVWSASGYVAAFIRAANAVYDVPEGRPVWKVLPLRVALTVVLLVLAVVSALIVVFTGSLARQAGTALGMGDTALTVWSIAKWPVLVLLVVLMIAILYWATPNARVKGFKWVSPGSVVALLIWLAASAGFAFYVANFGSYNKTYGTLAGVIVFLVWLWVTNLAILLGLEFDAELARQRVIDGGHPPDDEPYVEPRDTRAWNETDRRRAEEDG from the coding sequence ATGGCCCGACCCCACCTTCCCCGTCGCGGGAAGCACACGAAGGACGAACCGGCCGACGAGAGGGCGAAGGAGGCTGCGGACGCGGACTACGGCCCGGACGCCGCCACCGAGGACGCCGCGCCCGGCTCCCCCACCGAGTTGCCGAAGCGCTCGTGGTCCGCGCTGCTGCGGCGGGTGGTCGCCGAGTTCAAGGACGACGAGCTGACCGACCGCGCCGCCGCCCTGACCTACTACGGCATCCTGTCGCTGTTCCCGGCCATGCTGGTGCTGGTCTCGCTGCTCGGCATCGCCGGGGACTCCGCCACGCAGGAGGTCCTGGACAACGTGCGCAAGCTCGCGCCGGGATCCGCGCGCGACGTCCTCACCAACGCGGTGGAGCAACTGCGGGCCAAGGCGGGTCTGGGCTCCGTGCTGGCGGTGGCCGGTCTGGTGGGCGCCGTCTGGTCGGCGTCCGGGTACGTGGCCGCGTTCATCCGCGCCGCCAACGCGGTCTACGACGTGCCCGAGGGCCGCCCGGTGTGGAAGGTGCTGCCGCTGCGCGTGGCGCTGACCGTGGTGCTGCTCGTGCTCGCGGTGGTCAGCGCGCTCATCGTGGTGTTCACCGGGAGCCTGGCCCGGCAGGCGGGCACCGCGCTCGGCATGGGGGACACCGCGCTCACGGTGTGGTCGATCGCCAAGTGGCCGGTCCTGGTCCTGCTGGTCGTCCTCATGATCGCGATCCTGTACTGGGCCACCCCGAACGCCCGGGTCAAGGGCTTCAAGTGGGTCTCGCCCGGCAGCGTGGTCGCGCTGCTGATCTGGCTGGCCGCCTCCGCCGGTTTCGCCTTCTACGTGGCCAACTTCGGCTCGTACAACAAGACGTACGGCACCCTGGCGGGCGTCATCGTCTTCCTGGTGTGGCTGTGGGTCACGAACCTGGCGATCCTGCTCGGTCTGGAGTTCGACGCCGAGCTGGCCCGGCAGCGGGTCATCGACGGCGGCCACCCGCCCGACGACGAGCCGTACGTGGAGCCGCGCGACACCCGGGCCTGGAACGAGACGGACCGGCGGCGCGCGGAGGAGGACGGGTGA
- a CDS encoding chitosanase, whose amino-acid sequence MRHPSPDPAHPAGTSRRTVLAMASAFLATVPLTTPARAAAPAPAAGLDDAAKKEIAMQLVSSAENSSLDWKAQYRYIEDIGDGRGYTAGIIGFCSGTGDMLDLVELYAARSPGNVLAPYLPALRRVDGSDSHEGLDPGFPDDWRRAAGDPEFRRAQDDERDRVYFDPAVRRGREDGLRTLGQFAYYDAIVMHGDGGDRLSFGSIRERALGRARPPAQGGDEVAYLHAFLDERVWAMRQEEAHSDTSRVDTAQRVFLDAGNLGLEPPLDWHVYGDAYHIG is encoded by the coding sequence GTGAGGCACCCTTCCCCCGACCCGGCGCACCCCGCCGGCACCTCGCGCCGTACCGTGCTCGCCATGGCATCCGCGTTCCTGGCGACAGTCCCCCTGACCACCCCCGCTCGGGCCGCGGCACCCGCGCCCGCGGCGGGGCTCGACGACGCGGCGAAGAAGGAGATCGCCATGCAACTGGTGTCGAGCGCGGAGAACTCCTCGCTCGACTGGAAGGCGCAGTACCGGTACATCGAGGACATCGGTGACGGCCGCGGCTACACCGCGGGCATCATCGGCTTCTGCTCCGGCACCGGCGACATGCTCGACCTGGTGGAGTTGTACGCCGCCCGCAGCCCCGGCAACGTCCTCGCGCCCTATCTGCCGGCGCTGCGCCGGGTGGACGGCTCCGACTCGCACGAGGGCCTGGATCCCGGTTTCCCGGACGACTGGCGCCGGGCCGCCGGCGACCCGGAGTTCCGCCGGGCGCAGGACGACGAGCGCGACCGCGTCTACTTCGACCCGGCCGTGCGGCGCGGCAGGGAGGACGGGCTGCGGACGCTGGGGCAGTTCGCGTACTACGACGCGATCGTCATGCACGGCGACGGCGGCGACCGGCTGAGCTTCGGCAGTATCAGGGAGCGTGCCCTGGGCCGGGCCCGGCCTCCCGCGCAGGGCGGCGACGAGGTCGCCTACCTGCACGCCTTCCTCGATGAACGGGTGTGGGCCATGCGGCAGGAGGAGGCGCACAGCGACACCAGCCGGGTCGACACGGCGCAGCGCGTCTTCCTGGACGCGGGCAACCTCGGCCTCGAACCGCCGCTGGACTGGCACGTGTACGGGGACGCCTACCACATCGGCTGA
- a CDS encoding CsbD family protein, producing MAGNQKSRAKTEQAKGKAKEAVGRAVGNERMTAEGRAEQSKGDARQAKEKGKDAFRH from the coding sequence GTGGCCGGCAATCAGAAGTCCAGGGCCAAGACGGAGCAGGCCAAGGGAAAGGCCAAGGAAGCGGTCGGCCGGGCCGTCGGCAACGAGAGGATGACGGCCGAGGGCCGCGCCGAACAGTCCAAGGGCGACGCCCGACAGGCCAAGGAGAAGGGCAAGGACGCGTTCCGGCACTGA
- a CDS encoding DUF3224 domain-containing protein: MHATGTFTVKDFTPADVAPGTVVTTGLPVGVATMEKRFEGAVAGRSATVFTAAYDQETGVGTYLAMESFEGALDGREGAFNFVHSATTTGADRTAEFFTLVPASGTGALAGITGSGGLAVDSDGTHRIWFEYELG, encoded by the coding sequence ATGCATGCGACTGGAACGTTCACAGTGAAGGACTTCACCCCGGCGGACGTGGCGCCGGGCACCGTCGTGACCACCGGACTCCCGGTGGGCGTGGCGACGATGGAGAAGCGGTTCGAGGGGGCGGTCGCGGGCCGCTCGGCGACCGTGTTCACCGCCGCCTACGACCAGGAGACCGGCGTCGGCACCTACCTGGCCATGGAGTCCTTCGAAGGGGCCCTGGACGGCCGCGAAGGCGCGTTCAACTTCGTGCACTCGGCGACGACGACCGGCGCCGACCGCACGGCCGAGTTCTTCACCCTGGTACCGGCCAGCGGCACCGGCGCCCTGGCCGGCATCACCGGCTCCGGCGGCCTCGCGGTCGACTCCGACGGCACGCACCGGATCTGGTTCGAGTACGAACTCGGCTGA